A portion of the Bacteroides faecium genome contains these proteins:
- the alaS gene encoding alanine--tRNA ligase produces MLTAKEIRDSFKNFFESKGHHIVPSAPMVIKDDPTLMFTNAGMNQFKDIILGNHPAKYQRVADSQKCLRVSGKHNDLEEVGHDTYHHTMFEMLGNWSFGDYFKKEAINWAWEYLVDVLKLNPEHLYATVFEGSPEEGLSRDDEAASYWEQFLPKDHIINGNKHDNFWEMGDTGPCGPCSEIHIDLRPAEERAKISGRDLVNHDHPQVIEIWNLVFMQYNRKADGSLEPLPAKVIDTGMGFERLCMALQGKISNYDTDVFQPMLKAIAAMSNTEYGKDKQQDIAMRVIADHIRTIAFSITDGQLPSNAKAGYVIRRILRRAVRYGYTFLGQKQAFMYKLLPVLIDNMGDAYPELIAQKTLIEKVIKEEEESFLRTLETGIRLLDKTMEDTKAAGKTEISGKDAFTLYDTFGFPLDLTELILRENGMTVNIEEFNEEMQQQKQRARNAAAIETGDWITLKEGTTEFVGYDYTEYEASILRYRQIKQKNQTLYQIVLDRTPFYAESGGQVGDTGVLVSEFETIEVVDTKKENNLPIHITKKLPEHPEAPMMACVDTDKRAACAANHSATHLLDAALREVLGEHIEQKGSLVTPDSLRFDFSHFQKVTDEEIRKVEHIVNERIRANIPLKEYRNIPIEEAKELGAIALFGEKYGDKVRVIQFGSSIEFCGGTHVAATGNIGMVKIMSESSVAAGVRRIEAYTGARVEELLDTIQDTLSDLKALFNNAPDLSIAIRKYIDENAGLKKQVEDFMKEKEASLKERLLKNIQEVHGVKVIKFCSPLPAEVVKNIAFQLRGEITENLFFVAGSTDNGKPMLTVMLSDNLVATGLKAGNLVKEAAKLIQGGGGGQPHFATAGGKNTDGLNAAVEKVLELAGI; encoded by the coding sequence ATGTTGACTGCAAAAGAAATCAGAGATTCATTCAAGAATTTCTTTGAGTCGAAAGGACACCACATCGTTCCGTCGGCTCCCATGGTGATAAAAGACGACCCTACCCTGATGTTTACCAACGCGGGTATGAACCAGTTTAAAGATATTATTTTGGGTAACCACCCGGCGAAATACCAAAGAGTCGCGGACTCTCAGAAATGCTTGCGCGTAAGCGGAAAGCACAATGACCTGGAAGAAGTAGGACACGACACATACCACCACACCATGTTCGAGATGCTCGGCAACTGGTCGTTCGGTGACTACTTCAAGAAAGAAGCCATCAACTGGGCATGGGAGTATCTGGTAGACGTACTGAAACTGAATCCGGAACATCTCTACGCCACCGTATTCGAAGGAAGCCCCGAAGAAGGACTGAGCCGCGACGACGAAGCCGCTTCTTACTGGGAACAATTCCTGCCGAAAGACCATATCATCAACGGTAACAAGCACGACAATTTCTGGGAAATGGGTGATACAGGACCTTGCGGACCCTGTTCCGAAATCCATATCGACCTTCGTCCGGCAGAAGAACGTGCCAAAATCTCCGGTCGCGACCTCGTCAACCACGACCATCCGCAAGTGATTGAAATCTGGAACCTCGTGTTCATGCAATATAACCGCAAAGCAGACGGCAGTCTCGAACCGCTTCCGGCTAAAGTTATCGACACCGGTATGGGATTCGAACGCTTGTGCATGGCTTTGCAAGGCAAGATTTCCAATTACGATACAGACGTATTCCAGCCGATGTTGAAAGCCATCGCAGCCATGTCCAACACAGAATACGGAAAAGACAAGCAGCAGGACATCGCCATGCGCGTGATTGCCGACCATATCCGTACGATTGCTTTCTCCATCACAGACGGCCAGTTGCCGTCCAACGCCAAAGCAGGTTACGTAATCCGTCGTATCCTCCGTCGTGCTGTCCGTTACGGATACACATTCCTCGGACAGAAGCAGGCATTCATGTACAAACTGCTGCCCGTGCTTATCGACAACATGGGAGACGCTTATCCCGAACTGATTGCACAAAAGACACTGATTGAAAAAGTAATCAAGGAAGAAGAAGAATCATTCCTGCGCACACTGGAGACAGGTATCCGCTTGCTCGACAAGACCATGGAAGATACGAAAGCAGCAGGAAAAACAGAAATCAGCGGTAAAGACGCCTTTACCTTATATGATACGTTCGGTTTCCCGCTCGACCTGACAGAACTGATTCTCCGCGAAAACGGAATGACTGTCAATATCGAAGAGTTCAACGAAGAGATGCAGCAGCAGAAACAGCGTGCCCGCAACGCCGCCGCCATCGAAACCGGTGACTGGATTACGCTGAAAGAGGGAACGACTGAATTTGTAGGTTACGACTATACCGAATACGAAGCATCTATCCTTCGCTATCGTCAAATCAAACAGAAGAACCAGACATTGTATCAGATTGTGCTTGACCGTACCCCGTTCTATGCAGAAAGCGGTGGTCAGGTAGGCGATACCGGTGTATTGGTAAGCGAGTTCGAGACGATTGAAGTGGTAGACACCAAGAAAGAAAACAACCTTCCGATACATATTACCAAAAAGTTGCCCGAACATCCGGAAGCTCCGATGATGGCTTGTGTAGACACTGACAAACGTGCTGCCTGTGCAGCCAACCACTCGGCTACCCACTTGCTGGACGCTGCCCTGCGCGAAGTTTTGGGCGAGCATATCGAACAGAAAGGTTCGCTGGTGACTCCGGACTCATTGCGTTTCGACTTCTCACACTTCCAGAAAGTGACCGACGAAGAAATCCGCAAAGTGGAACACATCGTCAATGAAAGAATCCGTGCCAACATACCTTTGAAGGAATACCGCAATATTCCTATCGAAGAAGCTAAGGAATTGGGAGCTATCGCCCTCTTCGGTGAAAAGTATGGTGACAAAGTACGTGTTATCCAGTTCGGTTCTTCTATCGAATTCTGTGGCGGTACGCACGTAGCCGCAACCGGAAACATCGGTATGGTGAAAATCATGTCGGAAAGTTCTGTCGCTGCCGGCGTTCGTCGTATCGAAGCATATACCGGAGCACGCGTAGAGGAATTGCTGGACACTATTCAGGATACCCTCAGCGATTTGAAGGCACTCTTCAACAATGCTCCCGACTTGAGCATCGCTATCCGCAAATATATTGACGAAAACGCAGGACTGAAGAAACAGGTGGAAGACTTCATGAAAGAAAAAGAAGCCAGCCTGAAAGAAAGACTGTTGAAGAACATACAGGAAGTTCACGGTGTCAAAGTTATCAAGTTCTGTTCTCCGCTACCGGCAGAAGTAGTGAAGAATATCGCTTTCCAACTTCGTGGCGAGATTACAGAGAACTTGTTCTTCGTAGCCGGAAGCACGGACAACGGCAAACCGATGCTGACAGTGATGCTGAGCGACAATCTGGTAGCAACAGGTCTGAAAGCAGGTAATCTAGTGAAAGAAGCTGCCAAACTGATTCAAGGCGGCGGCGGCGGTCAGCCTCACTTCGCAACTGCCGGCGGTAAGAATACCGACGGATTGAATGCGGCAGTCGAAAAGGTACTGGAACTCGCAGGAATCTAA
- a CDS encoding M23 family metallopeptidase has protein sequence MRKVYYIYNPQTQTYDRIYPTVRQRALSILRRLFYGMGLGAGCFIVLLLIFGSPSEKELRIENSRLLAQYNVLSRRLDDAMGVLQDIQQRDDNLYRVILQADPVSPAIRQAGYGGTNRYEELMDLANSKLVVNTTQKLDVLSKRLYIQSKSFDDVIDMCKNHDEMLKCVPAIQPISNKDLRQTASGYGTRIDPIYGTTKFHAGMDFSAHPGTDVYATGNGTVVKVGWETGYGNTIEIDHGFGYMTRYAHLQGFNTKVGKKVVRGEIIGKVGSTGKSTGPHLHYEVHVKGQVVNPVNYYFMDLSAEDYEKMIQLAANHGKVFD, from the coding sequence ATGCGCAAAGTATATTACATCTATAATCCACAGACCCAGACTTACGACCGAATCTACCCTACCGTGCGGCAGCGTGCACTCAGCATTTTGCGCCGGCTTTTCTATGGAATGGGACTGGGAGCGGGGTGTTTCATCGTGTTGCTCCTTATCTTCGGCTCTCCGTCGGAGAAGGAATTAAGAATCGAAAACAGCCGCCTTCTGGCACAGTATAATGTGCTTTCCCGTCGTCTGGACGATGCAATGGGAGTGCTTCAGGATATTCAGCAACGTGACGACAACCTCTATCGGGTTATCCTTCAGGCAGACCCGGTTTCTCCGGCTATCCGTCAGGCGGGTTACGGTGGCACGAACCGTTACGAGGAACTGATGGATTTGGCGAACTCCAAGTTGGTCGTGAATACGACTCAGAAACTGGATGTGCTCTCCAAACGGTTGTATATCCAATCCAAGTCTTTTGACGACGTGATAGATATGTGCAAGAATCACGATGAGATGTTGAAATGTGTTCCTGCCATTCAGCCTATTTCAAATAAAGACCTTCGGCAGACGGCTTCCGGTTACGGCACGCGTATCGACCCGATTTATGGTACGACGAAGTTCCATGCGGGGATGGACTTCTCCGCTCATCCGGGGACGGATGTGTATGCTACCGGTAACGGAACGGTGGTGAAAGTCGGATGGGAAACCGGATATGGCAACACGATTGAAATCGACCACGGCTTTGGTTATATGACCCGTTATGCACACTTGCAGGGATTTAATACGAAAGTAGGAAAGAAGGTGGTGCGTGGTGAGATTATCGGAAAGGTAGGCAGTACGGGAAAGAGTACTGGCCCGCATCTTCATTATGAAGTGCATGTGAAAGGGCAGGTTGTGAATCCGGTGAATTACTATTTCATGGATTTGAGTGCGGAAGATTACGAGAAGATGATTCAGTTGGCTGCCAACCACGGTAAGGTGTTCGATTAA
- a CDS encoding MerR family transcriptional regulator has product MLNTDKELKLYYSIGEVADMFGVNQSLLRFWEKEFPQISPRTIGRGIRQYRKEDVETIGLIYHLVKEKGMTLPGARQRLKDNKEATIRNYEIVNKLKAIKDELLAIKRELDGRE; this is encoded by the coding sequence ATGCTTAATACGGATAAAGAACTGAAGTTATATTATTCAATAGGAGAGGTGGCAGATATGTTCGGTGTCAATCAATCCCTGCTTCGTTTTTGGGAAAAGGAGTTTCCGCAAATCTCGCCCAGGACAATAGGAAGAGGAATACGCCAGTACCGCAAAGAGGACGTGGAGACAATCGGGCTTATTTATCATTTGGTGAAAGAGAAAGGTATGACTCTTCCGGGAGCCCGGCAACGTCTGAAAGATAATAAGGAAGCTACGATTCGTAATTATGAAATCGTGAATAAACTGAAAGCGATAAAAGACGAACTTTTGGCTATCAAACGGGAGTTGGACGGACGTGAGTAG
- a CDS encoding RelA/SpoT family protein, whose protein sequence is MDNLTPKEIADEEMINQAFHELLNDYLSTKHRKKVEIITKAFNFANQAHKGIKRRSGEPYIMHPIAVASIVCNEIGLGSTSICAALLHDVVEDTDYTVEDIENIFGPKIAQIVDGLTKISGGIFGDRASAQAENFKKLLLTMSNDIRVILIKIADRLHNMRTLGSMLPNKQYKIAGETLYIYAPLANRLGLYKIKTELENLSFKYEHPEEYAEIEEKLNATAAERDKVFNDFTAPIRTQLDKMGLKYRILARVKSIYSIWNKMQTKHVPFEEIYDLLAVRIIFEPRNDEEELNDCFDIYVSISKIYKPHPDRLRDWVSHPKANGYQALHVTLMGNNGQWIEVQIRSERMNDVAEQGFAAHWKYKEGGGSEDEGELEKWLKTIKEILDDPQPDAIDFLDTIKLNLFASEIFVFTPKGELKTMPQNSTALDFAFSLHTDIGSHCIGAKVNHKLVPLSHKLQSGDQVEILTSKSQRVQPQWEVFATTARARAKIAAILRKERKANQKIGEEILSEFLKKEEIRPEETVTEKLRKLHNAKNEEELLAAIGSKAIILGEADKNELKEKQTSNWKKYLTFSFGNSKEKQQEEKEPQEKEKINPKQVLKLTEESLQKKYIMAECCHPIPGDDVLGYVDENDRIIIHKRQCPVAAKLKSSYGNRILATEWDTHKELSFLVYIYIKGIDSMGLLNEVTQVISRQLNVNIRKLTIETEDGIFEGKIQLWVHDVEDVKTICNNLKKIQNIKQVSRVEE, encoded by the coding sequence ATGGATAATCTGACCCCCAAAGAAATAGCTGACGAAGAGATGATCAATCAGGCGTTCCACGAACTACTGAATGATTATCTCAGCACAAAACATCGCAAGAAAGTCGAAATCATAACGAAGGCTTTCAACTTCGCCAATCAAGCGCATAAAGGTATCAAACGCCGTTCCGGCGAACCTTATATTATGCATCCGATTGCCGTCGCGAGTATCGTATGCAATGAAATCGGTCTTGGTTCCACCTCTATCTGTGCAGCTTTACTGCATGATGTAGTGGAAGATACTGACTATACGGTAGAAGACATCGAGAATATCTTTGGACCGAAGATTGCCCAAATTGTAGACGGGTTGACTAAAATATCCGGTGGTATCTTCGGCGACCGTGCTTCGGCACAGGCAGAGAACTTCAAGAAGTTACTGCTCACGATGTCCAACGACATCCGGGTAATCCTTATCAAGATAGCCGACCGCTTGCACAACATGCGTACCCTCGGTTCCATGTTGCCCAACAAGCAATATAAGATTGCAGGAGAAACTCTTTATATCTATGCTCCATTGGCCAACCGCCTGGGACTCTACAAAATCAAGACTGAACTTGAGAACCTGAGTTTCAAGTATGAACATCCCGAAGAATATGCGGAAATAGAAGAGAAACTGAACGCCACAGCCGCCGAGCGCGACAAGGTTTTCAATGACTTCACAGCTCCTATCCGTACACAGCTTGATAAGATGGGATTGAAATACCGGATACTTGCCCGTGTTAAATCAATCTACTCTATCTGGAATAAGATGCAGACCAAGCATGTTCCTTTCGAAGAGATCTATGACTTGCTGGCTGTCCGAATCATCTTCGAACCACGCAACGATGAAGAAGAGCTCAACGATTGTTTCGATATTTACGTTTCTATCTCCAAGATATACAAGCCGCATCCCGACCGTCTGCGCGACTGGGTAAGTCATCCCAAAGCAAATGGTTATCAAGCTTTACACGTCACTTTGATGGGTAATAACGGTCAGTGGATTGAAGTCCAGATTCGTAGTGAACGAATGAATGACGTTGCCGAACAAGGTTTTGCCGCACATTGGAAATACAAAGAAGGGGGCGGCAGCGAAGATGAAGGCGAATTGGAGAAATGGTTGAAAACCATCAAGGAAATATTAGATGACCCGCAACCGGATGCCATCGACTTCCTGGATACCATCAAGCTGAATTTATTTGCTTCCGAAATATTTGTATTCACACCAAAAGGGGAACTGAAGACCATGCCGCAGAACTCAACGGCACTCGACTTTGCTTTTTCCCTGCACACAGATATCGGCAGCCATTGTATCGGTGCCAAAGTGAATCATAAATTAGTGCCGCTAAGCCACAAGTTACAAAGTGGCGACCAAGTAGAAATCCTTACATCCAAATCGCAGCGTGTGCAACCGCAATGGGAAGTATTCGCAACTACTGCCCGCGCCCGTGCCAAGATAGCGGCGATTCTCCGCAAAGAGCGGAAGGCTAATCAGAAAATCGGAGAAGAGATTCTTAGCGAATTCTTGAAGAAAGAAGAAATCCGCCCGGAAGAAACCGTTACCGAAAAGCTCCGTAAGCTACACAATGCCAAGAATGAAGAAGAATTACTGGCTGCTATCGGCAGTAAAGCTATCATCTTGGGAGAAGCGGACAAAAATGAACTGAAAGAAAAACAAACCAGTAACTGGAAGAAATACCTTACGTTCTCTTTCGGCAACAGCAAAGAGAAACAACAGGAAGAAAAAGAGCCGCAGGAAAAAGAAAAAATCAATCCGAAACAGGTACTCAAACTAACGGAAGAAAGCCTGCAAAAGAAATATATCATGGCAGAATGCTGCCACCCCATTCCGGGTGACGACGTGCTAGGTTACGTGGACGAGAACGACCGGATTATTATTCATAAACGCCAGTGCCCTGTTGCTGCCAAACTGAAGAGCAGTTACGGTAACCGTATATTGGCTACGGAGTGGGATACGCATAAAGAGCTTTCTTTCCTTGTCTATATATATATAAAAGGTATAGACAGTATGGGACTTCTGAACGAAGTGACTCAAGTCATCTCTAGACAGCTCAATGTAAATATCCGCAAGTTGACCATCGAAACTGAGGATGGCATCTTTGAAGGTAAAATACAGCTATGGGTGCATGATGTGGAAGACGTGAAAACAATCTGCAACAACTTGAAGAAGATTCAAAATATCAAGCAGGTGAGTCGTGTAGAAGAATAA
- a CDS encoding lytic transglycosylase domain-containing protein: MKKLVNYCSIIFLLLVATSQVKAQSVDVVIRENGTERKESIDLPKSMTYPLDSLLNDWKAKNYIDLGKDCSTADINPLFSDSVYIDRLSRIPAVMEMPYNDIIRKFIDMYAGRLRNQVSFMLSACNFYMPIFEEALDAYGLPLELRYLPIIESALNPSAVSRAGASGLWQFMIGTGKIYGLESNSLVDDRRDPIKATWAAARYLKEMYAIYGDWNLVIAAYNCGPGTINKAIRRANGETDYWKIYNYLPKETRGYVPAFIAANYVMTYYCDHNICPMETNIPASTDTVQINKNLHFEQIADLCNVPLDQVKSLNPQYKKSIIPGDSKPYTLRLPIEAISTFIDRQDTIYAHRADELFRNRKTVAVKDITPATRKATTAVAGKGKLTYHTIKSGDTLSSIAGRYGVSVKDIQRWNGMSNTKIAAGKRLKIYK, encoded by the coding sequence ATGAAGAAATTAGTAAACTATTGTTCGATTATTTTCCTTTTACTGGTAGCAACGTCTCAAGTAAAGGCGCAAAGTGTAGATGTAGTGATTCGTGAAAATGGAACTGAACGCAAAGAAAGCATCGACCTGCCTAAAAGTATGACATATCCTCTTGACAGTCTGTTGAATGACTGGAAAGCTAAAAACTATATTGATTTAGGCAAAGATTGCAGCACAGCGGATATCAATCCTCTGTTCAGCGACTCTGTGTACATCGACCGTTTGTCACGCATCCCGGCTGTCATGGAAATGCCTTACAATGATATTATTCGCAAATTCATTGATATGTATGCAGGGCGTCTGCGCAATCAGGTTTCGTTCATGTTGAGTGCCTGCAACTTCTATATGCCTATTTTTGAAGAAGCGTTGGACGCATACGGGCTTCCGTTGGAGCTGAGATACCTTCCTATTATCGAGTCTGCGCTGAATCCTTCGGCCGTATCCCGTGCGGGAGCTTCAGGCTTATGGCAGTTTATGATTGGTACAGGAAAAATCTACGGTCTGGAATCCAACAGCCTGGTTGATGACCGCCGCGACCCAATCAAGGCGACTTGGGCTGCTGCCCGTTACCTCAAGGAGATGTATGCCATTTACGGAGACTGGAATCTTGTGATTGCTGCTTACAACTGCGGCCCCGGTACTATCAACAAAGCTATCCGCCGTGCCAATGGTGAAACAGATTATTGGAAAATCTACAATTACCTGCCTAAAGAGACACGTGGATACGTACCTGCCTTTATCGCAGCCAACTACGTGATGACTTACTACTGCGACCATAACATCTGCCCGATGGAAACAAACATCCCGGCAAGTACGGATACTGTGCAAATCAACAAGAACCTGCACTTCGAACAGATTGCCGACCTTTGCAATGTTCCGCTGGATCAGGTTAAGAGTTTGAATCCGCAATATAAAAAGTCTATAATTCCGGGTGACAGCAAGCCTTACACACTCCGTCTGCCTATCGAAGCAATCAGCACTTTCATCGACAGACAAGATACGATTTATGCGCATCGTGCCGACGAGTTGTTCCGCAACCGTAAGACTGTGGCTGTGAAAGACATTACGCCTGCAACACGCAAAGCGACAACAGCCGTTGCCGGTAAAGGCAAACTGACCTATCATACAATAAAAAGTGGTGACACTTTGTCATCTATTGCGGGAAGATACGGTGTCAGTGTCAAAGATATACAGCGGTGGAACGGAATGTCTAATACAAAGATTGCAGCAGGAAAACGATTGAAAATATACAAATAA
- a CDS encoding DUF5683 domain-containing protein, with the protein MTRISKKYQLPVIALLLCFLQVAGIDVYAQSTVTPVQKDTTIIQREAPKARARRHREPTVQDSLKKDSIRIIPSKELPSVDSLSAAKIQIADSLDAVNKKELKKIEQPASIVVKTDSVPPAQDINKKIFIPNPTKATWLAVVFPGGGQIYNRKYWKLPIIYGGFAGCAYALSWNGKMYKDYSQAYLDIMDSNPNTKSYEDLLPPNATYNEEQLKNTLKRRKDMFRRYRDLSIFAFIGVYLISIIDAYVDAELSNFDITPDLSMKVEPAVIDNNNQFRSNSFKNKSVGLQCVLRF; encoded by the coding sequence ATGACTAGAATAAGTAAGAAATATCAGTTACCCGTCATCGCCCTGCTTCTCTGTTTTCTACAGGTGGCAGGGATTGATGTGTATGCACAATCCACTGTCACTCCGGTGCAGAAAGACACAACTATCATACAGCGGGAAGCGCCGAAAGCCCGTGCCAGAAGGCATCGTGAACCGACGGTACAGGATTCGCTGAAGAAAGATTCCATCCGGATTATACCGTCCAAGGAACTTCCTTCTGTCGATAGCCTGTCGGCTGCCAAGATACAAATAGCAGACAGTCTGGACGCAGTGAACAAGAAGGAGTTGAAAAAGATAGAGCAGCCGGCGTCTATCGTTGTCAAGACAGACAGTGTTCCACCTGCACAGGATATTAACAAGAAGATATTTATCCCGAATCCGACCAAAGCGACCTGGCTTGCTGTCGTATTCCCCGGCGGCGGACAGATTTACAACCGTAAATATTGGAAACTACCTATTATATACGGTGGATTTGCTGGTTGTGCGTATGCATTGAGCTGGAACGGCAAGATGTACAAAGACTACTCACAAGCCTACCTGGACATCATGGACAGCAACCCGAACACCAAAAGTTACGAAGACTTGCTGCCCCCCAACGCTACTTACAACGAGGAGCAGTTGAAAAATACATTAAAACGAAGAAAAGATATGTTCCGGCGTTACCGGGATCTTAGTATATTTGCATTTATCGGAGTTTATCTTATCTCTATCATCGACGCGTATGTGGATGCAGAGTTGTCCAATTTCGATATAACTCCCGACCTGAGCATGAAAGTAGAACCGGCTGTTATCGACAATAACAATCAGTTCCGCTCGAATAGTTTTAAGAACAAGTCGGTTGGCTTGCAATGCGTATTACGATTTTAA
- a CDS encoding ParB/RepB/Spo0J family partition protein: MATPKRNALGRGLDALLSMDDVKTEGSSSINEIELAKIAVNPNQPRREFDETALQELADSIAEIGIIQPITLRKVSDDEYQIIAGERRYRASQKAGLKTIPAYIRTADDENMMEMALIENIQREDLNAVEIALAYQHLLDQYELTQERLSERIGKNRTTIANYLRLLKLPAPIQMALQNKQLDMGHARALISLGDPKLQVKIFEEIQEHGYSVRKVEEIVKSLSEGEAVKSGTRKITPKRAKLPEEFNLLKQQLTGFFNTKVQLTCSEKGKGKISIPFGNEEELERIMEIFDTLKK; this comes from the coding sequence ATGGCAACACCAAAAAGAAATGCATTAGGACGCGGACTTGACGCCTTGCTCTCAATGGATGACGTGAAAACCGAAGGTTCTTCTTCCATTAATGAAATAGAGTTAGCGAAGATTGCCGTCAATCCCAACCAGCCGCGCCGTGAGTTTGACGAAACGGCTTTGCAGGAACTGGCTGACTCGATTGCCGAAATCGGTATTATCCAACCTATTACCTTGCGTAAAGTCTCGGACGATGAATATCAAATTATCGCCGGAGAACGCCGTTATCGTGCTTCGCAAAAAGCAGGGCTAAAAACAATCCCCGCTTACATCCGCACCGCCGACGACGAGAACATGATGGAAATGGCGCTGATTGAAAATATACAGCGTGAAGACCTGAATGCCGTAGAAATCGCACTTGCCTACCAGCATCTGCTCGACCAGTACGAACTGACACAGGAGCGCTTGAGCGAACGTATCGGCAAGAACCGTACGACAATCGCCAACTACCTGCGCCTGCTGAAACTGCCGGCTCCCATACAGATGGCATTGCAAAACAAACAGTTGGACATGGGGCATGCACGTGCGCTCATTTCACTGGGCGACCCTAAACTACAAGTTAAAATATTCGAAGAGATACAAGAGCACGGATATTCCGTCCGTAAAGTAGAAGAAATTGTTAAATCATTAAGCGAAGGAGAAGCTGTGAAAAGCGGTACGCGGAAAATAACCCCGAAACGTGCCAAACTTCCGGAAGAATTCAACTTACTGAAGCAACAGCTCACAGGCTTTTTCAATACCAAGGTACAACTCACTTGCTCCGAAAAGGGGAAAGGAAAAATCAGTATTCCTTTCGGCAACGAAGAGGAACTGGAACGTATCATGGAAATCTTCGATACGTTAAAGAAGTAA
- a CDS encoding ParA family protein, producing MGKIIALANQKGGVGKTTTTINLAASLATLEKKVLVIDADPQANASSGLGVDIKQSECTIYECIIDRANVQDAILDTEIDSLKVISSHINLVGAEIEMLNLPNREKILKEVLTPLKKEYDYILIDCSPSLGLITINALTAADSVIIPVQAEYFALEGISKLLNTIKIIKSKLNPALEIEGFLLTMYDSRLRQANQIYDEVKRHFQELVFNTVVQRNVKLSEAPSYGIPTILYDADSTGAKNHLALAKEIINRNK from the coding sequence ATGGGAAAAATTATTGCTTTGGCCAATCAAAAAGGCGGTGTAGGAAAGACTACGACTACGATTAACCTCGCAGCCTCACTTGCTACACTCGAAAAGAAGGTACTCGTGATAGATGCCGACCCGCAAGCTAATGCCTCTTCCGGACTGGGAGTAGACATCAAGCAGTCGGAATGCACTATCTATGAATGCATTATTGACAGAGCCAACGTACAGGACGCTATCCTCGACACAGAAATTGATTCTTTAAAAGTAATCTCTTCGCACATCAATCTTGTAGGAGCAGAGATTGAAATGCTGAACCTCCCAAACCGCGAAAAGATTCTGAAAGAAGTGCTTACACCTTTGAAGAAAGAATATGACTATATTCTGATAGACTGTTCGCCTTCATTAGGTCTTATTACGATTAATGCCCTTACAGCGGCGGACTCGGTGATTATCCCCGTGCAAGCCGAATATTTCGCTCTCGAGGGTATCAGCAAACTGCTGAACACCATCAAAATCATCAAATCAAAACTGAATCCGGCTCTTGAAATCGAAGGGTTCCTGCTCACGATGTACGACTCACGTCTGCGCCAGGCCAACCAAATCTACGATGAAGTAAAACGACACTTCCAGGAACTGGTATTCAACACAGTCGTTCAACGAAATGTCAAATTGAGCGAGGCTCCCAGCTACGGTATCCCGACCATCCTTTACGATGCGGACTCTACCGGCGCCAAGAACCACCTGGCTCTTGCTAAAGAGATTATCAACCGAAATAAATAA
- the surE gene encoding 5'/3'-nucleotidase SurE, giving the protein MENEKPLILVSNDDGVMAKGINELVKFLRPLGEIVVMAPDSPRSGSGCALTVTQPVHYQLVRKEVGLTVYKCTGTPTDCIKLARNTVLDRTPDLVVGGINHGDNSATNVHYSGTMGGVIEGCVNGIPSIGFSLCNHEPDAEFEAAGPYIRSIAAMILEKGLPPLTCLNVNFPNTTDIKGIKICEQAKGRWTNEWAACPRLTDPNYFWLAGEFTDHEPENEKNDHWALANGYVAITPTTVDVTAYDFIDELNKWIMDK; this is encoded by the coding sequence ATGGAAAATGAAAAGCCGTTGATACTCGTATCGAATGACGATGGCGTGATGGCTAAAGGCATTAATGAACTGGTGAAGTTTCTTCGCCCTTTGGGGGAAATAGTAGTAATGGCGCCTGATTCCCCGCGTTCGGGCAGCGGTTGTGCGCTGACGGTGACTCAGCCTGTTCATTATCAACTGGTCAGGAAGGAGGTTGGACTGACAGTCTATAAATGTACGGGTACACCGACCGACTGTATCAAATTGGCACGTAATACGGTGCTCGACCGGACACCGGATTTGGTGGTCGGCGGTATTAATCATGGGGATAATTCGGCTACAAATGTGCATTATTCCGGTACGATGGGGGGGGTGATTGAAGGTTGTGTGAATGGAATTCCTTCTATCGGCTTCTCTTTATGCAATCATGAACCTGATGCTGAATTTGAAGCTGCCGGACCTTATATTCGTAGTATCGCCGCGATGATATTGGAAAAAGGACTTCCCCCTCTGACTTGTCTTAATGTGAACTTCCCGAATACAACTGATATAAAAGGAATAAAGATCTGTGAACAGGCAAAAGGGCGCTGGACCAACGAATGGGCTGCTTGTCCCCGTCTCACCGACCCAAATTATTTTTGGCTGGCCGGTGAATTTACCGACCACGAACCCGAAAATGAGAAGAACGACCACTGGGCACTGGCAAATGGCTATGTGGCTATCACTCCAACTACCGTTGATGTGACGGCTTATGACTTTATCGACGAATTGAACAAATGGATAATGGATAAATAA